The Acinonyx jubatus isolate Ajub_Pintada_27869175 chromosome A2, VMU_Ajub_asm_v1.0, whole genome shotgun sequence genomic sequence CCAAGCGTGGCCTCCAGGGGACGAGGACGCCGGGTGGCGGGGCCGGGCGCCCAGCTGCCGGCTCCCCGCGATGGccggaccccacccccaccccgaggccTGGcctccccggggcggggggggggggggtgctgggtgaGCAGCTGAAGGGAGGCCCATCGGCCCGGCCCTGTTGGAAGACGAGAGTGAGGCTCccaggggagggggtgcggggcgGGCCTCTACCCGTCGGAAAACCCAAGAGCAAGAAAAGGGGGGAGGAGCCACCCCAAGTAGagaaggtggggctggggggggggggtgtccctgctgcccctgggggagtggccgcccgccccgcccccgccgagGAGGGGCCGGGTGGCGGCATCTGCGGACGTCTGCGCTGCTCCGTAGGGAAGTTAACCTGAATTGGAGTTACCGAGGTAGCTGGCTAGAAAACGGAGACCCCCCCACGCCACGCGCCGCCGCACCCTGGGGCCCCCGCCTTCCACAGGGGGTCCTGGCCACATGCTGGGTCTTCAAAATACCAAGTTATTGCACTTTCAAAAAATACAACACATCTGTGGCTAAACCCTCCCCGGCCCCCCCCacacgccccccaccccggcccctgctccccccgcccccctccctgccccaacccactccATGGCTTCTTGGCTAAAATGCTCCCTGCTCGGCGGTGCGCTCCAGGGTCTCTGGGCGAGAGAACGTGTttgcagagaaaaaaagcaaaggaacagaCGAATGTCAAAGTGGCGGCTGctgccagggggaggggcacgTGCCCGTCAGTGTCCCccgctgcccccctcccaccccatgcGCCCCGTCCCCCTGCACCAGCTGGAATGGTCACTGGAAGAGGCGAGGCGGGGCGTCCCAGGGCCGGCTTGGGCTCCGGGGCTCAGGCTCCAGCCGGGGAAGCAGCTGTGTGGGTGGCTTGCCtcgtttttaaaagtttgattttttttttttgtttcctttttcctttttttttttttttttgtactttttttgtcattttacttttttttaatcctccgATAGGAGAGTCCAGAGGTACAGGTGCCAGGAGCCAGGGAAAGgggtggaaaaacaaaatgaacagtaaaaagaaaaaaaaaaaatcactcctccCTCTGCACCCCGAGGCCCGCCTGCGCCCCATCCGCGTGGGTGAGCACCAGGAAAGTCGAGTGTCCGGCCAGCGGTGGCGGTGAGCAGTCAGCAGGCCGACACCAGGCCCTTCTGGAAGGGACAGCGGCGCTTGGGCCGGGGACcctcctcgtcctcgtcctcgtcctcgtcctcctcctcctcctcctccgacGAGGACGAGCTGTCCAGCGTGAGGTCCACCACGTCAGCTCCCGGCTTCCCATTCTCCACGCCGCCCGccgcgccgcccccgcccgcgGCGCCCCCACCCGCGGCGCCTCCTGCACCGCCACCGTTGAGGTTAGGGGTGGACAGGAGCCCGTTGGCGTCCGAGGTGCCTGAGGGCGACAGGGTGGGAGACGGAGGcggtgaggggcgggggggcccCGGGGCGCAGCAGCACCGGTCGCTGGGCCCGGCGGGCAGCCCGAGCCAGCCGCGAGCCCCGCTCTCAGGGCTGGGACTCACCGAGCACCAGGATGGGGCACTGAGGGCTGCAGCTGCGCTCCTTCTCGGCGCGGATCGGGCACCACGAGCCGTCCTCCAGGTACTCGATCTCGTCGGCATCCTCACACTCGCTCAGGATCTTGGACAGGAGCCTGGAGGGGCCGGGGGCTGACTCCTGGGCCGGGGAGAGTCTCCCCGCCGCCCCCAGGCCTGGACTCGGAGGGGGGACGCATGCTAAGGAACCCACTTCTCTGCAGAAGTGGCTTCGGGTCAGCGGCCCAGTCTCCCCGAGCGAGGGGCTGCGGCCACCCGCCCAGTCTCGGCAGCACACGGTGGCTGCCCACCCTGCCGCGGCCGGACGGCGTGAGCCTGGGGGTCTGGCCCCCAACCCGagccgccgccccccgccccacctttcCAGAGAAGGAGACGGGCTCGGACGGAAGGTTTGTGCTGCTCACAACCCCCCTGAGAGGctctggggaggagcagggggcagAAGCGGGGCCACGGCACCCCCGCACGGGCAACAGCACCGACGCGGCACCTACGGCGAGCCAggcccggggaggggcggggagctcCCCGAAGCCAACGTGGCCAGAAAGCAGCAAGCCTGGGTTCCAATTCCTGACCAcagggcctcagtctccccaccgaCAGGATGAGGCCTACACAGCACCCACCGTCTCCAGCCACCAAGGGCCCACGCCAGGCCAGGTCTGGGACAGGGATATACTTGCTGCAGTGGCAACAGGCCGTCACGGCCCCCAGCGTGAGCTCAGTGTCACGGCTGCACCCGCCTCAGGGGACCCAACAACCGCAGCCGCTGTCACACAAGAGGAAGGCCCTTCCCTGCTCCAGATACTCCGGTCGTCACGCCCACAGACCCACCATCCCGGGGTCGCCCTGCGTCCACACAGCTCTGCCTGCCGTGTGGGTCTCCGTCTCCAACTGGAGAGCCCCCTCCACagagccccttcctcctccaggcaGAGCGCAAGCCACAGGGGTCATCTCTGTCTGGCTTGGTTCTCCACACTCTCCACGCCCAGCTGGGAGTTCTCTGAAGGCAGGATCTATGACAAAGTTCTCGCGGGGACCCCGGAATCACCCAGCGCACGGCCAGGGATGGGACAAAATGACGAGTCCTCGAGGAAAAGCATGAATCAAGGACcctgcctccaggaagcctccctggCTGTGCCCAGGCCCCGCGGGATGCTGGGACTGTGGTCTGTGTGAGGCACAGCCGCACCCGAGCCCCAGACCCATCTGCCCCTGGAGCGGTCGGAGCTGCCGCCACTCGAGCCTGGGTGACCCGCTCTAGgcctgtgggggcggggggagaggcaggcacGGGGCCGCACAGCTGCCAGGCCAGGAACAGAGCAGCCATTCAGCCCTGGCCCTTGTGCCCGGCCccaggggcctcctctctccaccctgaGGCTAGACAGCGTGGGGGCACTGGGGCGCGCCAGCTCAGCCCTCCAGAGGGGGCCCGGGCTCAGAGCTGGCCGGACCTGGGTCTGAGTCCCGGCCTGGCCACCTGTGAGCTGGGGGCGCCCAGAGTAGGTGACtctcccctctgagcctcagtttcctcatctgcaaggcGCGGATGATGAGGCTCACCTCCTGGCTCGGTCGGGAGAGACGGCCTGACGAGAGCCTGAGTGCGGTGACCAGATGGAGAGAAGCACTCGAGCTGGGGACACGCTCAAGCCACGCCCCTATGGGCAGGAAGCCACTCCCCGGCCCACGGGGCACACACTTGCCCCGCGAGGTTCATCGGCCCTCACAGACCTCCAGGTGCAGCAGCGAGGCCACAGACCCACTCCTGCCTGACCCcggcctctctctccccctgccccgcccccagccctggggacaGATGGGTGTGGCTGGCGCCTGGCAGGAGCTGGTCAGTCAGGTGCTGGGCTCGGTTTCTGGAAACCTAAGACCTGAGCAAAGTTTCCCCTTTGGGGAGAATGGCCTTTTTCCCCTTGTCCCCCTGTGGCTTGGGGAGGGCCTGCCACTCAGGAGGTGGGGACAGCCTGGCTGCACACTGGCGCCACCTGGGAAGAAGGGCACAGGAGAGCCAGGAGCAGAGCTCAGGGCGGACTCGTCCTTCCCACCTTCCCGGCAGAGGCTGTGCCGAACCCCCGTTTCGGAAACAACTCTCTGGCTCGTGTGGTGGACGTGAGGCGGgggcttcctggggtgcctgctTGGTGTGGGGCAGATGCACTCCAGATCCGGAGGTCACGAGCAGACCTCCAGGGCCCAGATAGCCTCAGCCGCGTTGCCACCGGGTGCGCGGCACGGGCCCCAACAGGTCCCGCCGGGGCACCCGCCTCGCTCGTGGCCAGGCCTTCCGAGGCTGCCAAAGGGCTCCGCGGAGCCGACCAGAGAGGCCCCCTCCTCGTGTGGCTCTGCGGCTCATcgcgggggccgggggtgggggggggtagggcccctcccccccccaccgcgcCCCCCCCCGACGGCGACTCACCCGTCGATGATGAGCTGGTCGTAGGGGGCCGGCTTGTCGCACACGGGGCACATCCAGGTGGGCTTCTTCTCGTTCATCTGGAGGTAGAAGACGGCGTCGAAGCACTGTAGGTGGGCGCAGGTCTCCGCCCGGCAGGGCACGGACAGCCGCATCTTCACCAGCTGCGGGGAGGGGGCCGGCGGGGTGAGCAGGCCGCGCGGCCTGGCGCTGCCCCACCCCGCGGCGGGCGAGGGGACAGGACGCGCGCACCCCGACTCACCGGGCAGATGAGGGAGACCCGCACGCCCGTGGTGGCGATCTCGCTGTCAGGGTCCAGGCGCAGCTTCTCTTTGActgcgggggaggggtggccgTTGTcagcagaggggacagaggcGTCTGCGGGGCTGGAGCCGAGGGGCGGGGCCCTCCCGCACCGGCCAATGCTGCCGGCTCCACACGCCACCCCTGCGTCAGGCACCCCCACTTCCACCCTCCCAGGACGAAGAGGTGCGTTGCGGCCGTGGCGCCCAGGGCCGCAGAGGTCACCCGGAAAGCACCCCGGGCAGCGGCCGGCCATGCTGGATAAACCAGCGCCCCGACCCCGCGGCAGGTTTTTATGGCCCACAGGCTTCTTCGGGAAGAAACGTGGCGGCAACCGACAGCTGCCAACGGGGCGGGTCCCCCGTGACTGGGAGTCCCACGAAGCCATCCCCAGAGGACTCGGcgaggacgggggtgggggtggggggtcatgGCAGCCGGTGCGCacgcgctgggggggggggcggggctagCACCgatgccccgccccccccccccccccccagcaaaccCCGCAGGGGCGGGACGAGAAGTCTACgtctcaaaaaaggaaaaggcgGCCAGTGCCCACCACAAGCCAACCCCCTCCTGGAAAGACTCCACGGCAACGTGCAAGGCCCCCTTCTCGACGGTGAACGCGGCACGGGAGGCACTGGAAGGACACTCTGGCGCGGCAAACCCTGGGGCGGCCCGCAGGCTCCCTCCCTCCGGAGCTTTTTGGCCAGAACCGGAGACTGCCCAGACCGGCTGCCAGACCCCAGCCCTTGAAGACTCAGGACAGACGGCCCGGAGCCGCCCCGCCCTCCTCCACACTGGGTGGAGGGTGCTCATCCCCACTCCACTCTCCCGAACTGTCCCGAAGGCCACGTGGGTCCCTCACACCTCGCTGTGAACTTCGCCTCAGAGGTGCATCGGGTTTGGAGCAAGGCCGCCTCCCCCCGCCCGACCCAACAGAGACAAAACTGGGCGCATCAAGGAGGCCACAGGTGAGACCAAGTACAGGACTTCCCGTGCAACCAGCCAGCGGCCCAGAGGCCCAGCCTGGCGCTGGCTTCAGAGAGGAAGCCTGACCATGGGCTCTGAGCCGGCCGAGGCAGCCCCACCCACACCAGCCCCTGCGCACCGGGGAACAGcagggttcccccccccccacccgtcaCCCACCGAGGTCAGCCAGACGTCCAGGCCCCCGCCCACGCCCCCGCCCCGTGGGCTGCCGCCTACATGAATGCCGCCCAGTCCCTTGCCGATGCCTGCCCCCCGCCTGCATGGCCGGAATGCTGCTGGGGGCCTGCCTCCTGTGCTCAAGCTGGCCATTGTCCCCACAGGGAGACAGGCAGGTAGGGGGGCGGTTTCGAAGAAAGGGCCCTTTCAGGGAAGTGGGAGGCGGCGGGGTGGGGCGCACGGGCCAAGGCCCTGCCGCTCGGCACCTCAGTGTCCCCAACGGTCAAACGGGGACGTCGCCAAgccccccagcccagggccatCGTGGGCATCTGGTCGGAAGCTGTGGCAACCAGAGAGGGCCACTGACTTGCCTGAGGCTACGCAGCCGCCAAGCAGACCAAGTTCCGCTGTGGGCTGGGCAGCCCCTGAGCGCAGGGACACAGGAGGAGAGACAGGACCTGCTGTCTGTCCGTCTGGGGAGCGGTTTGCTTTCAGTGCTCCCTGTGTCCCGTCCCCCCTCCCTGAACACGACCAGTCTTGCTGTCTGAGGTCAGACTGTGTCACTGCCCGGGGCCCACAACTGCAAACTGGGTCTGCTCCTGCTCTCCGTgtccctggcccccacccagcaGTCAGAGGCATCTGCCTGGAACCCCGTCTCCAGGGACGTGCCCGGCTCGGGGCTGTGGGAACGGCCCCCAGGTGCTCACCCTGCCAGGATGCCGGCGGGCTTCACCCCCAGCTCTCACAGCCCCGGGCTCGCCGGGCTAGAGAGCACACCTCCCTCATCCCTGCCTCATCTGTGACCGGCTCCGCTCCTCCTCCCACGCTCCCCGGGGTGATGCATGGATGCTGGGGCGTGCCCCTCCCACGAGCTCACCCAGCGCCTTGCACAGCTCTGGATGCTTCACCCCGATGGTTTTCAACCTCTGCAGCAGCTCCGAAGAGGTCAGCTGTCGCACCAAGTACAAGGCCACGGAGTAGCTCTGGGGatacaggtgggggaggggctgtcagGGCCGGCCAGGGCCCccctggggggagcaggggggtggTGGCGGGCAGCGCCCGAACCCTACTCACCTTGCCATAGTTCCCCCAGGTGACGGTGATGCGGTTGGTGGCCGAAGAAAGGTACATGAGGTGGGTGAGGTTGATGGGACGACACGGCCTCTTGGGCTCCACTCCAGGCTTATTCGAGGGGTAGTAGCCCTGGAAGCAGCCATGGGGGCTCACACCGCGGAAGATGCTCCTTCCGCACCCTCAGCCCCGCCCCCGAGAGCAGGCCCAGGGCTGCCGGGGCGCCCCGCTCACCGGGACGGAGCAGTAGCTGTGGTTGACCTTCACGGCGATGTTGGGTGGGTACTGGTCCTCCTGGGGGCCGCTGGTGTCCGAGTAGCAAATTCTGCAATGGCAGCGGAGCCCATCAGGCTGTGAAAGGGGGCCCTGGATGGAGGGGTGGCCctgagaggggtgggagggtggacGTGGGGCCAGGGCGGAGGCCACAGGGGCCACGTCTGCCCGGCAGGTGGATCACCGTTCTGCACGgtacgggggcggggggggggggggtgggtctcGGGGCCCAAGAGCTGGTCTGAGCGAGGCTAGCTGGGGACATGTCCACAGGCAGAGGCAAGGACACAcagcaggaagagaggaggagcagggccCCCCCGTGAGCGGGGAGCCCGAGAGACATCGTCGGGAGGGAGAGGGGCCCGGTGGGATGCACCTGCGGTGGGCGTGGCGGGGGCCGCGGCCCACCCAGCTTACCTGAGGACCACCTGCACGGCCTTGATCCCGGGCTGCAGCTCTCTGTGCGCCGAGGGGgtcagaggggaggagaggggtcaGCGAGTCAGGAGGGCACTGAGCACGCCACACGGGCTAACCTGCCACCTCCCCTGGTGACGAAGTCCGTGGGTGCTGACTGAAGCCTCCTCTCCTGACTACTCACTGCTGCCTGGGACAAAGGACCCCCCTCTCTGGACAATTCGGGGGCTGTCCACGTGGATATTAAATGGGTTGGTGGGTACGGGCCCGGCACGGGCCACGTGGCCAACAAGTGGCTGCTCCAGCGGTGACTTCTGTCTCAGCTGCAGACGGAAAGGCCTCAGATAGCAGAGACCGGGGACGGCCTTCGTCCCTCATCTGTCCTCGCTCAGGGGCCCCTGCATGACCCCGGGCAGTGTCTGGGGGGACATGTGTGTTCATCACAACTAGGGAGGGGCCAAGGTGGCCGAGGAAAGATACATGAGGTGGTACATGAGGTACCTGTATCCCGCCATCAAGTGGGACGGGAGCCGGGGATGCTGCTgaggcccccccgccccccacccagggcacaGGGCACCCCTCTCCCGAGCCAGCGGCGCCGAGGGGAGCCGTGCTGGAGGGGACACTGGCCCCGTTCGGGGCCGCGGGTCAAAGGCAGGGAGGGCACGCAGACTAAGCACGCTGTCCaggacggggggcgggggccacCGCACACACGGTGGGGGTGGGACGGGGCGTCGGGCCTCCGTGGGGTCTGCCGAAGGCCCCCCCCGCCCGGCAAGGCCAGCTCGCCCCAGACCACGCCAGCCCACCGCCCGCCGAGGAGGTCAGCAGGGGTGCGGGGCACAGCACACCTGGAGTTCCGGATCAGCTCCACTTGCCTTGGCGTCAGCGCAAAGATGCACGGGCTCTCCTGAAGCTTCTCATTATTCTGTGGGACTGAAAACAAACGGAGGGTCAGGGGGACGTCCGGTCCCCGACGAGGGAGCCAACCGTACCCACGTCCACGGGGAGCGGGGAGCGAGAGGCTGAGCCCCACCTGGGCAGCCAGGCATGTGGGGTGGAAGCAGGGCCACCAGGGACGAGGTGCGGGGGGAGCCCAGCCCTTCCTGGTGCCACCCCGCAGCCTATGATTCAGGGAacgcctccccccacctccccattaCGGGCCCCTTGAGAAGGAGCAGCCTTCTTAGCCCCCCAGGTTCAGGCGTCACTGAGAAGCGCTGGGCTCAGGGAGAGGAGCCTGCCGGGCTGGCAGGATGCCGTGGGGCAGACTGCGTGCCCTTGAGCCAGCCGCTtcacctggagcctgccttctcTGGGTCTGTACCACGCCGGCAACAACTGTGTCCCCACCCCGCACGGCTGTTCTGGATACCCGGCAAGTGCGTGCCTGTCTGCGCGGCACTCGGCTTAGGCCCTGCAAGGCACTGCTGGAGGGGACAGGGACAAGCTGGGGACAGGTTCTGCCTTGGGCATTCACGGCCagcagaggaggcagggaagcGAAACCACCCTGAGCCTCTAAGTGCACAAGAGTCACGGAGCAGCCCAGCTCACAGCAGGGACCCCACACACGGAGGCACACTAGTCATTACAAAGTGCCTGCTgggtgcacaagtgggggaatgTCTGCCAGGGGATGGAGACCAGGGTGGTGACTAGCTGGCTCTGCACTCTCAATTACATCTGCATCGAGAACCCCAGGGGTGATCAGAAAGTGCTCTGAACTGAAAGAGAATATACAGCGCTCCAAAACTTGGGAGGAGCAGCTAACACAGTCGTTAGAGGCAAACTTATAGCTTTAAATGCTTctattaaaagacagaaaaaggttTCAAATAAGTTACTTGCACTTCCTCTacgagaaactagaaaaagaacagaaaattaaagCCAAAGTCACCagatggaaagaaattaaaaatagcaaggGAGAAAATCATTCAAGCCAGAGTTCTTTGATAAACTAGCTAGAACGAACAGAAGATCACAAGAACCCAGGCTGTCAGAACGAAAGACAGACAACAGTACAGATCCCACAGCCTTCTAGTTTAACACGGGAATGAGGTGGACGACTTCACGCCAATAAATCTGATAACTTAGATAAAATAGACACATTCTTCCAAAGACGCAAATTACCAAACTGGCGCCAAAACACGCACGAAGTTTGAAAAGCCCTTTATCAGTTAGGGAAGCTGAACTCATCATTGAAAAGTCTTCCACACACGAAAACCAGATCCAACTGGGGAGTTCCCTCAAGTATTTAAGAAgcgatatggggcgcctggggggctcagtcggtcaagcgtctggctcttggtttcagctcgggtcatgaactcacaatctgtgGTTTGGAGCCTTGCGTCGGGGtttgcccagtgcagagcctgcttgggattctctctctctctctgcccctccctccctccctcagtctcTGTCTCATGATACGTAAATAAGAaccttagaaagaaaataaaaagaaataatacagattccatacaaattttcaaaaagtaaagagGATGCTTCACTCACTCTACAATCCCGGCACGAGCCCGATACCAAACCTGACAAAAAGGCATCAAGGAAGGAACAGTGAGggagcgcctgggggggctcagtcagtccagCACcggattcttgatttcggcacacATCAGCaccctgagattgagccccacatcgcacGCTCTGGGCTGTTGGTGCTCAGCCTGCCCTGCTTGGGGttcgctctccctctctgcccccctcccccaatcccacatgcgcacacacactctctgtctcaaaacagatacacattaaaaaaaaaaaaaaaaaggaatactgtCAATATCCCTCGCAAACACAGACGCAAAAATTCTTCAGAAAATATCGGCAAACGTGCAGGCCCTTGGGATCTGGCCCAGGTTTGAAACCTTCACACGCCCACCGGCATGGCTAAGACGCAGTGACAACTTCCggtgctggggggggtgggggggggtgcggagcAAGTCTCTGCTGCGGGCACAACCCCTCCTCTGGAACGGCCGGGCAGCTTCTAGCAAAGTTAAACGCACAGCTACCCAATCGCTCAGCAACCTCGTATCTGCCCCCAGATAAAAGGAAATAGGTCCCCAGGAAGACTGTACAAGAACGCTCACAGCAAACGTATTTCTAGGGGccctaaactggaaacaacccgAGTGGCGGCCGGTGCAGAAACAGACGAACCCTAAAACCGATGCCCCGCACGGCCACGCGGGCAAATCTAACCGCCAAGGTGCTGACCCACAGCAGGCAGACGCCGAGAAGTACCTGACGCACGTGCCCTGGCCCGCGTCCAGGAACAGGCGGAACTCGCCCGCAGTGACAGGAATCGGGACGACGGGGGGTGCTTCTAGGGGTGCGGGCCGAGACGGGGGACGTCCGAAGGGGTGGGGGGCTTTACGTGGCGGAAATGTTGTGGGTCTACAGCGTTTGGGTTC encodes the following:
- the PIAS4 gene encoding E3 SUMO-protein ligase PIAS4 isoform X1, producing the protein MAAELVEAKNMVMSFRVSDLQMLLGFVGRSKSGLKHELVTRALQLVQFDCSPELFKKIKELYETRYAKKSSEPVPQPHRPLDPLTMHSTYDRAGTVPRTPLSGPNIDYPVLYGKYLNGLGRLPAKTLKPEVRLVKLPFFNMLDELLKPTELVPQNNEKLQESPCIFALTPRQVELIRNSRELQPGIKAVQVVLRICYSDTSGPQEDQYPPNIAVKVNHSYCSVPGYYPSNKPGVEPKRPCRPINLTHLMYLSSATNRITVTWGNYGKSYSVALYLVRQLTSSELLQRLKTIGVKHPELCKALVKEKLRLDPDSEIATTGVRVSLICPLVKMRLSVPCRAETCAHLQCFDAVFYLQMNEKKPTWMCPVCDKPAPYDQLIIDGLLSKILSECEDADEIEYLEDGSWCPIRAEKERSCSPQCPILVLGTSDANGLLSTPNLNGGGAGGAAGGGAAGGGGAAGGVENGKPGADVVDLTLDSSSSSEEEEEEDEDEDEDEEGPRPKRRCPFQKGLVSAC
- the PIAS4 gene encoding E3 SUMO-protein ligase PIAS4 isoform X2 produces the protein MAAELVEAKNMVMSFRVSDLQMLLGFVGRSKSGLKHELVTRALQLVQFDCSPELFKKIKELYETRYAKKSSEPVPQPHRPLDPLTMHSTYDRAGTVPRTPLSGPNIDYPVLYGKYLNGLGRLPAKTLKPEVRLVKLPFFNMLDELLKPTELVPQNNEKLQESPCIFALTPRELQPGIKAVQVVLRICYSDTSGPQEDQYPPNIAVKVNHSYCSVPGYYPSNKPGVEPKRPCRPINLTHLMYLSSATNRITVTWGNYGKSYSVALYLVRQLTSSELLQRLKTIGVKHPELCKALVKEKLRLDPDSEIATTGVRVSLICPLVKMRLSVPCRAETCAHLQCFDAVFYLQMNEKKPTWMCPVCDKPAPYDQLIIDGLLSKILSECEDADEIEYLEDGSWCPIRAEKERSCSPQCPILVLGTSDANGLLSTPNLNGGGAGGAAGGGAAGGGGAAGGVENGKPGADVVDLTLDSSSSSEEEEEEDEDEDEDEEGPRPKRRCPFQKGLVSAC
- the PIAS4 gene encoding E3 SUMO-protein ligase PIAS4 isoform X3, giving the protein MVMSFRVSDLQMLLGFVGRSKSGLKHELVTRALQLVQFDCSPELFKKIKELYETRYAKKSSEPVPQPHRPLDPLTMHSTYDRAGTVPRTPLSGPNIDYPVLYGKYLNGLGRLPAKTLKPEVRLVKLPFFNMLDELLKPTELVPQNNEKLQESPCIFALTPRQVELIRNSRELQPGIKAVQVVLRICYSDTSGPQEDQYPPNIAVKVNHSYCSVPGYYPSNKPGVEPKRPCRPINLTHLMYLSSATNRITVTWGNYGKSYSVALYLVRQLTSSELLQRLKTIGVKHPELCKALVKEKLRLDPDSEIATTGVRVSLICPLVKMRLSVPCRAETCAHLQCFDAVFYLQMNEKKPTWMCPVCDKPAPYDQLIIDGLLSKILSECEDADEIEYLEDGSWCPIRAEKERSCSPQCPILVLGTSDANGLLSTPNLNGGGAGGAAGGGAAGGGGAAGGVENGKPGADVVDLTLDSSSSSEEEEEEDEDEDEDEEGPRPKRRCPFQKGLVSAC